A region of Rhizobium grahamii DNA encodes the following proteins:
- a CDS encoding ATP-binding protein: MVTFDSLRREDRGPAHGWRWITRRLRHYLPTGLYVRSLLIIIIPMVLLQSVVAAVFMERHWQMVTQRLSMAVTRDIAAIIQIIETYPQDTDYSEVTRIARDQLGLQISVEPDGELPPPRIKPFFSILDGILSDELTDQIKRPFWIDTVGDSNLVEIRVKLADKILRVLARRSQTYASNTHIFIVWMVGASLVLIGISILFLRGQIRPIQALASAAESFGKGQKADNFYPRGADEVRRAGLAFILMRERIERQIEQRTAMLTGVSHDLRTILTRFKLQLALAGDHPDLQGLNEDINDMQSMLEAYMAFARTEVEEDVGELKLSDLFEKLEPDFALNGKNLAYSIEGEDVISVRPNAFTRLVINLASNARRYANTLKIDAKHSAKWLTVTFDDDGPGIPEKNREDVFKPFFRLDEARNLDASGTGLGLAIARDIARSHGGNVTLGDSPLGGLRATIRVPA; the protein is encoded by the coding sequence ATGGTGACATTCGACTCTTTGCGGCGCGAGGACCGCGGGCCTGCGCATGGCTGGCGCTGGATAACCCGCAGATTGCGCCATTATCTCCCGACTGGCCTCTATGTCCGCTCCCTGCTCATCATCATCATCCCCATGGTGCTGCTGCAGTCGGTGGTGGCGGCCGTGTTCATGGAACGGCACTGGCAGATGGTCACGCAGCGGCTTTCCATGGCCGTCACGCGCGACATCGCCGCGATCATCCAGATCATCGAGACCTATCCGCAGGACACCGATTACAGCGAAGTCACGCGCATCGCCCGCGATCAGCTCGGCTTGCAGATCTCCGTCGAGCCTGACGGCGAGCTGCCGCCGCCGCGGATCAAGCCGTTCTTCTCCATCCTCGACGGCATTCTCAGCGACGAACTCACCGACCAGATCAAGCGACCCTTCTGGATCGATACCGTCGGCGATTCCAATCTGGTCGAAATCCGCGTCAAGCTGGCGGACAAGATCCTGCGTGTGCTTGCGCGGCGCAGCCAGACCTACGCCTCGAACACCCATATCTTCATCGTGTGGATGGTCGGCGCATCGCTCGTCCTGATCGGCATCTCAATCCTCTTCCTGCGCGGTCAGATCCGGCCGATCCAGGCGCTGGCGTCCGCCGCCGAAAGCTTCGGCAAGGGCCAGAAAGCCGACAACTTCTATCCGCGCGGCGCGGACGAAGTGCGCCGCGCCGGCCTCGCCTTCATTCTCATGCGCGAGCGCATCGAACGCCAGATCGAGCAGCGCACCGCTATGTTGACGGGGGTCAGCCACGACCTGCGCACCATCCTGACGCGCTTCAAACTGCAGCTTGCGCTTGCCGGCGATCATCCGGACCTTCAGGGCTTGAACGAAGACATCAACGACATGCAGTCGATGCTCGAGGCTTACATGGCCTTTGCACGAACCGAAGTCGAAGAAGATGTCGGCGAACTGAAGCTCAGCGACCTCTTCGAAAAGCTCGAGCCGGACTTCGCCCTGAACGGAAAGAACCTCGCCTATTCCATCGAAGGCGAAGACGTTATCTCCGTCCGGCCGAATGCTTTTACGCGCCTCGTTATCAACCTTGCCTCAAACGCCCGCCGCTATGCGAATACGCTGAAGATCGACGCCAAGCACAGCGCGAAATGGCTGACCGTCACCTTCGATGACGATGGCCCCGGAATTCCCGAGAAGAACCGCGAGGATGTCTTCAAGCCCTTCTTCCGGCTCGATGAGGCGCGCAATCTCGATGCCTCAGGCACGGGGCTCGGCTTGGCGATCGCTCGCGACATTGCCCGCAGCCATGGCGGCAATGTCACGCTCGGCGACAGCCCGCTTGGCGGGCTGCGCGCGACGATCCGCGTACCCGCGTGA
- a CDS encoding DUF1349 domain-containing protein codes for MSFFSSGMQWFNPPPLATEQPDDSLLVRSGENTDFWQETYYGFHRDDGHFLHMRRRGDFTAEVCFSADYQALYDQAGLMVRADETNWMKCGIEYTDGAKHFSVVVTNKRSDWSAFRLDHAFDRINVRVTRNGDALFIQYRTDGMTDWRMARLAWFDPQFDQLDVGPVFCSPQRAGFEATFHDFSLTDPLSRDIH; via the coding sequence ATGAGTTTCTTTTCCTCTGGCATGCAATGGTTCAACCCGCCGCCGCTCGCCACAGAGCAGCCTGACGACTCGCTGCTCGTCCGCTCCGGCGAGAACACCGACTTCTGGCAGGAAACCTACTACGGCTTCCATCGCGACGACGGCCATTTCCTGCACATGAGACGTCGCGGCGACTTCACCGCCGAGGTCTGCTTTTCCGCCGACTATCAGGCGCTCTATGACCAGGCAGGGCTCATGGTGCGAGCCGACGAAACGAACTGGATGAAATGCGGCATCGAATACACCGACGGTGCCAAGCATTTCAGCGTCGTCGTCACGAACAAGCGTTCAGACTGGTCAGCCTTTCGCCTCGATCATGCATTCGATCGGATAAATGTCAGAGTAACGAGAAACGGCGACGCGCTTTTCATCCAGTACAGAACGGACGGGATGACCGACTGGCGCATGGCGCGGCTCGCATGGTTCGACCCGCAGTTCGACCAACTCGATGTCGGCCCGGTGTTTTGCTCCCCGCAGCGCGCCGGCTTCGAGGCAACATTTCATGATTTCTCGCTGACAGATCCTCTGTCGCGAGACATTCACTGA
- a CDS encoding tRNA-binding protein produces the protein MAEEITYADFERVEIRVGTIVEASPFPEARKPAFKLLIDFGPEIGLKKSSAQITVHYTPESLVGRQVLGVVNFPPRQIGPVRSEVLTLGFEDEAGAIVLAATDKPVPNGKKLM, from the coding sequence ATGGCCGAAGAAATAACCTATGCCGATTTCGAGCGCGTCGAAATCCGGGTCGGCACGATCGTCGAGGCAAGCCCGTTTCCGGAAGCCCGCAAACCGGCTTTCAAACTGCTGATCGATTTCGGGCCGGAGATCGGCCTGAAGAAGTCATCGGCACAGATTACCGTGCACTACACGCCGGAGAGCCTCGTCGGTCGACAGGTCCTCGGCGTCGTCAATTTTCCGCCGCGGCAGATCGGTCCGGTTCGCTCGGAAGTCCTGACCCTTGGTTTTGAGGACGAGGCCGGCGCGATCGTGCTTGCCGCGACCGACAAGCCGGTGCCAAACGGCAAGAAGCTGATGTGA
- the proC gene encoding pyrroline-5-carboxylate reductase: protein MISGVSASAPIVLVGAGNMGGAMLAGWLKSGVSGGSVVVVDPGPSEKMMDAIRDAGATHVTAVPADLKAGVLFIAVKPQVMETVLPAVKSAVGAGTVVVSVAAGKTLKFLETHLGEAAMVRAMPNTPAMVGRGVTGAFANAKVTEQQRDQVQALLRVSGPVEWVPTEADIDSVTALSGSGPAYVFYLVECMAEAGRKLGLQADLAMRLARETVAGAGELLHQSPDDASRLRQNVTSPGGTTAAALSVLMAEDAMQPLFDKALEAARKRAEELAG, encoded by the coding sequence ATGATTTCAGGTGTTTCGGCGTCGGCGCCCATCGTTCTTGTGGGCGCCGGTAACATGGGCGGCGCTATGCTGGCAGGCTGGCTGAAGAGCGGCGTTTCCGGCGGCTCTGTCGTCGTTGTCGATCCCGGCCCGTCCGAGAAGATGATGGACGCTATCCGGGATGCAGGCGCAACGCATGTTACGGCGGTTCCTGCGGACCTCAAGGCGGGCGTGCTTTTCATCGCCGTCAAGCCGCAGGTGATGGAAACGGTGTTGCCGGCTGTCAAAAGCGCTGTCGGCGCCGGGACAGTGGTCGTTTCGGTTGCCGCGGGCAAGACGCTGAAATTCCTTGAAACGCATCTTGGTGAAGCGGCGATGGTTCGCGCCATGCCGAATACGCCAGCTATGGTCGGGCGCGGCGTTACCGGTGCTTTTGCCAATGCAAAAGTAACCGAACAGCAGCGCGATCAGGTACAGGCGCTGTTGCGTGTTTCGGGTCCTGTCGAATGGGTGCCAACCGAGGCGGACATCGATTCCGTCACGGCTCTCTCGGGCAGCGGCCCGGCGTATGTGTTCTATCTCGTCGAGTGTATGGCAGAAGCAGGCCGTAAACTTGGCCTGCAGGCGGACCTTGCCATGCGCCTCGCACGGGAAACTGTCGCGGGGGCTGGTGAACTTTTGCACCAGTCCCCCGACGACGCCTCGCGTCTGAGGCAGAACGTGACGTCGCCCGGCGGCACGACAGCGGCGGCATTGTCGGTCCTGATGGCCGAGGATGCGATGCAGCCTTTGTTCGACAAGGCGCTCGAGGCAGCCCGCAAGCGCGCCGAAGAACTCGCCGGCTGA
- a CDS encoding YbjN domain-containing protein translates to MSLMELEVERQSNPVDMIEYVAANNDWAFERSGDDEIAMTVEGKWTDYHVSFSWMEEFEALHLGCAFDVKVPEQRVNEVTKLLAGINGQVLMGHFDLWRQEDVIIFRQSLLLAGGAEPTNRQVEVLLASALDTCEAYYQAFQFVIWSGMDAARAMEAVLFETVGEA, encoded by the coding sequence ATGAGCCTTATGGAATTGGAAGTCGAGCGTCAGTCGAACCCGGTCGATATGATCGAGTACGTCGCCGCCAATAACGACTGGGCTTTCGAGCGGTCTGGCGATGATGAAATCGCGATGACGGTCGAAGGCAAATGGACGGACTACCACGTCTCCTTTTCCTGGATGGAAGAGTTCGAAGCGTTGCATCTTGGATGCGCGTTCGACGTCAAGGTTCCGGAACAGCGGGTCAACGAGGTGACGAAGCTTCTGGCTGGCATCAATGGCCAGGTGCTAATGGGGCATTTCGACCTCTGGCGCCAGGAAGATGTCATTATTTTCCGTCAGTCTCTTCTGCTTGCTGGTGGCGCAGAACCGACGAACCGCCAGGTCGAGGTGTTGCTTGCGAGCGCGCTCGATACCTGCGAGGCCTATTATCAGGCCTTTCAGTTCGTGATCTGGTCCGGGATGGACGCTGCTCGCGCCATGGAAGCGGTTCTGTTCGAAACGGTAGGCGAAGCGTAA
- a CDS encoding accessory factor UbiK family protein, with protein sequence MTTGTNRIMDEFAKLMTDAAGAAQGVRKEIETAFSAQAERWLNSLDVVKREEFEAVREMAIKARDENDALLARIAALEEKLAAAGK encoded by the coding sequence ATGACGACAGGGACAAACCGCATCATGGACGAGTTCGCCAAGCTCATGACCGATGCGGCTGGCGCGGCCCAGGGCGTTCGCAAGGAAATCGAAACGGCTTTCAGTGCGCAGGCCGAGCGCTGGCTCAACAGCCTTGACGTCGTCAAGCGTGAGGAATTCGAGGCTGTTCGCGAGATGGCCATCAAGGCTCGCGACGAAAACGACGCGCTGCTGGCGCGCATTGCTGCTTTGGAAGAGAAGCTGGCAGCAGCCGGCAAGTAA
- the lgt gene encoding prolipoprotein diacylglyceryl transferase, translated as MPTVANLLAIMPFPNIDPIAFSIGPIAIHWYGLAYVAGIMLGWYYARLIAGNDALWPGNASPISKTQLDDFIVWVALGIVLGGRIGYILFYDMPAVIESPIRAIQIWNGGMSFHGGLTGTTIAMIIFARRNGIPLWSLFDIVSAVVPIGLFCGRIANFINGELWGRLTDVPWAFVFPNGGPFARHPSQLYEAGLEGIVLLSVLTILIFAFRALKTPGLVTGVFVCGYALSRIFVEFFREPDAQLGYLLGTNWLTMGMVLSSPMVLLGLWAILRARSRAALQS; from the coding sequence TTGCCGACAGTAGCCAACCTCCTGGCAATCATGCCTTTTCCGAATATCGACCCGATCGCGTTTTCGATCGGCCCCATCGCGATTCACTGGTATGGCCTCGCCTATGTCGCCGGCATCATGCTCGGCTGGTATTACGCGCGCCTGATTGCCGGCAATGACGCCCTTTGGCCGGGCAACGCCTCGCCCATCTCCAAGACCCAACTCGATGACTTCATTGTCTGGGTGGCACTGGGCATCGTTCTCGGCGGCCGCATCGGCTACATTCTCTTCTACGACATGCCTGCCGTCATCGAGAGCCCGATCCGGGCCATTCAGATCTGGAACGGCGGCATGTCTTTCCACGGCGGCCTGACCGGCACCACGATCGCGATGATCATTTTCGCGCGACGGAACGGCATTCCGCTCTGGAGCCTTTTCGACATCGTTTCGGCCGTGGTTCCGATTGGCCTGTTCTGCGGCCGCATCGCGAACTTCATCAACGGCGAACTCTGGGGCCGCCTGACCGATGTGCCTTGGGCTTTCGTGTTCCCGAACGGCGGCCCCTTCGCCCGCCACCCCAGCCAACTGTATGAAGCAGGCCTCGAAGGCATCGTTCTCTTGTCCGTGCTGACGATCCTGATTTTCGCGTTCCGCGCCCTGAAGACACCAGGCCTGGTCACCGGCGTATTCGTCTGCGGTTACGCTCTGTCGCGGATATTCGTCGAGTTCTTCCGCGAGCCCGATGCGCAGCTTGGCTATCTGCTGGGAACAAACTGGCTGACCATGGGGATGGTTCTGTCCTCGCCGATGGTCCTGCTTGGCCTGTGGGCGATCCTCCGCGCCCGCAGCCGCGCGGCCCTGCAAAGCTGA
- a CDS encoding class I SAM-dependent methyltransferase, protein MTTALGEKIKTIIQANGPISVTDYFSLCLADPDHGYYRTREPFGRSGDFVTAPEVSQLFGEMIGVFIVHAWQRHGAPADARLVEIGPGRGTMMADMLRVIERLAPPLFDAMSIHLVETSERLRDVQQETLVAHEGRISWHDSFDEVPQGFTLIAANELFDAIPIRQFIKTPTGFRERMVGVDAQDELSFGVGVAGVDPSLLPAQASSVPVGTLFEISPARQSVMTAIGDRLMQFGGTALAIDYGHLTTSFGDTLQAVRMHEFDPPLAHPGEADLTSHVDFQALAETAQASGLYLNGLLHQGDFLVGLGLLERAAALGRDRQPNTQQMIQAAVDRLAGEGEGKMGELFKVMAVSYPAVDLMPFRPVD, encoded by the coding sequence ATGACGACTGCTCTCGGGGAAAAGATCAAGACGATCATCCAGGCCAACGGTCCGATCAGCGTAACGGATTACTTTTCGCTTTGCCTGGCCGACCCTGATCACGGCTACTACAGGACACGCGAACCCTTCGGCCGCTCCGGCGATTTCGTGACCGCCCCTGAAGTCAGCCAGCTATTCGGCGAAATGATCGGCGTCTTCATCGTCCATGCCTGGCAGCGCCACGGTGCGCCTGCTGACGCGAGGTTGGTGGAAATCGGACCCGGCCGCGGGACCATGATGGCCGACATGCTTCGCGTCATCGAGCGCCTCGCGCCGCCTCTTTTCGATGCGATGAGCATCCATCTGGTCGAAACGAGCGAACGCCTGCGGGATGTCCAGCAGGAAACACTTGTGGCGCACGAGGGCAGGATCAGCTGGCATGACAGCTTCGACGAAGTACCGCAGGGCTTTACCCTGATCGCTGCCAACGAGCTCTTTGATGCGATCCCGATACGCCAATTCATCAAGACCCCCACCGGCTTTCGCGAACGCATGGTCGGCGTTGATGCGCAGGACGAGTTGTCGTTCGGTGTCGGCGTTGCGGGCGTCGACCCGTCCCTGCTGCCAGCCCAGGCCTCGTCCGTTCCGGTCGGGACGCTGTTCGAGATCTCGCCTGCCCGCCAGTCTGTGATGACGGCGATCGGCGACCGCCTGATGCAGTTCGGCGGCACCGCACTTGCGATCGACTACGGCCACCTGACTACCAGTTTCGGCGACACGCTTCAGGCGGTCCGCATGCATGAATTCGACCCGCCGCTGGCTCATCCCGGCGAAGCCGATCTCACCTCGCATGTCGACTTTCAGGCGCTTGCGGAAACCGCCCAGGCATCAGGCCTCTATCTGAACGGCCTGCTGCATCAGGGCGATTTCCTCGTCGGTCTTGGCCTGTTGGAGCGCGCTGCCGCCCTCGGCCGTGACCGTCAGCCGAACACCCAGCAGATGATCCAGGCTGCCGTCGATCGGCTGGCCGGTGAAGGCGAAGGCAAAATGGGGGAACTGTTCAAGGTCATGGCCGTTTCCTATCCGGCGGTCGATCTCATGCCTTTTCGACCAGTAGATTGA
- the pgeF gene encoding peptidoglycan editing factor PgeF produces the protein MTDTPSPAPLQSALLTEATGEAIRHGYFTRQGGVSEGIYRGLNVGLGSNDSREKVVENRRRVAEWFDLPEASLATVHQVHSPDVVVIEPGYDGTRPAADAMVTATPGVVLGVLAADCGPVLFADPEHGVIGAAHAGWKGALTGVLENTIDAMEKLGASRQTIVACLGPSISRSSYEVGPEFVDRFLAYDPAYERYFTPSSKPGHAMFDLPTLTVDRLRAAGIRAESLGICTYPDDERFFSYRRTTHNREPDYGRQISAIAIREV, from the coding sequence ATGACTGACACGCCCTCCCCGGCACCCCTCCAAAGCGCCCTTCTGACAGAGGCGACGGGCGAGGCCATTCGCCATGGATACTTCACCCGGCAGGGCGGCGTGTCCGAGGGAATTTATCGAGGACTGAATGTCGGCCTCGGCTCGAACGACTCGCGCGAAAAGGTAGTCGAGAACCGCAGGCGCGTCGCCGAATGGTTCGATCTACCAGAGGCAAGTCTTGCCACCGTTCATCAGGTTCATTCGCCGGATGTCGTGGTTATCGAGCCCGGATATGACGGCACCCGCCCCGCAGCCGATGCGATGGTGACGGCGACGCCGGGCGTTGTGCTGGGCGTTCTCGCCGCCGATTGCGGCCCGGTCCTTTTTGCCGATCCCGAACACGGGGTCATCGGTGCGGCGCACGCCGGCTGGAAAGGTGCGCTGACGGGCGTTCTCGAAAACACCATCGACGCGATGGAAAAGCTTGGCGCCAGCCGCCAGACGATCGTTGCCTGCCTTGGCCCGTCGATCAGCCGCAGCAGCTATGAAGTCGGCCCCGAATTTGTCGATCGCTTCCTCGCCTACGACCCGGCTTACGAACGCTATTTCACCCCGTCGTCGAAACCCGGCCACGCGATGTTCGATCTTCCGACGCTGACAGTCGATAGACTGCGTGCGGCAGGCATTCGCGCCGAAAGCCTCGGCATCTGCACCTATCCCGACGACGAACGCTTCTTCTCCTATCGCCGAACGACGCACAATCGCGAACCGGACTACGGCCGGCAGATCTCAGCGATTGCCATAAGGGAGGTTTGA
- a CDS encoding M24 family metallopeptidase — MALHFEKTEFANRLIRLTDGMKEEKLDAVLLFAQESMYWLTGYDTFGYCFFQTLVVKADGTMALLTRSADLRQARHTSILDDIQIWVDRVNADPTVDLKNMLVEMDLLGARIGVEYDTHGMTGRVARQLDTQLTTFGQIIDASYLVSRLRLVKSNAEIVYVEKAAALADDALDAALALTKPGADEAEILAAMQGAVLAGGGDYAANEFIVGSAQDALLCRYKAGRRKLDTNDQLTLEWAGAYAHYHAAMMRTIVIGEPSYRHRELYNACLETMQATETVLTPGKVFGDVFDMHAKIMDERGLARHRLNACGYSLGARFSPSWMEHQMFHVGNPQPIEPGMSLFLHMIIMDSDSGAAMTLGQTYLTTDGAPRALSRHPLDFLNV, encoded by the coding sequence ATGGCCCTTCATTTCGAAAAGACCGAATTCGCAAACCGCCTGATACGGCTCACCGACGGAATGAAGGAAGAGAAGCTGGATGCGGTCCTGCTGTTCGCGCAGGAAAGCATGTACTGGCTGACCGGATACGACACCTTCGGTTATTGCTTCTTCCAGACGCTCGTGGTGAAGGCCGACGGCACGATGGCGCTGTTGACGCGTTCCGCCGACCTCAGGCAGGCGCGTCACACCTCGATCCTCGACGATATCCAGATCTGGGTCGACCGCGTGAACGCCGATCCGACCGTCGACCTGAAGAACATGCTGGTCGAGATGGACCTGCTCGGTGCCCGCATCGGTGTGGAATACGACACGCATGGAATGACCGGACGCGTTGCCCGCCAGCTGGATACGCAACTGACCACGTTCGGCCAGATCATCGATGCGTCATACCTCGTCAGCCGGCTGCGGCTGGTCAAGAGCAACGCCGAAATCGTCTATGTCGAGAAGGCAGCAGCGCTTGCCGACGACGCGCTTGACGCTGCCCTCGCCCTGACGAAGCCCGGCGCTGACGAAGCTGAAATCCTGGCCGCGATGCAGGGAGCCGTGCTCGCCGGCGGCGGCGACTACGCCGCCAACGAATTCATTGTCGGCTCCGCGCAGGACGCCTTGCTCTGCCGCTACAAGGCCGGTCGTCGCAAGCTCGACACAAACGACCAGCTGACGCTCGAATGGGCCGGCGCCTATGCTCATTATCATGCGGCCATGATGCGAACGATCGTGATCGGAGAGCCGAGCTATCGGCATCGCGAGCTCTATAATGCCTGCCTGGAGACCATGCAGGCGACCGAAACCGTCCTTACTCCAGGCAAGGTCTTCGGCGATGTCTTCGACATGCACGCCAAAATCATGGATGAGCGCGGACTGGCGCGCCATCGCCTGAATGCCTGCGGCTATTCGCTGGGCGCCCGCTTCTCCCCCTCGTGGATGGAGCACCAGATGTTCCATGTCGGCAACCCGCAGCCGATCGAGCCCGGCATGTCGCTTTTCCTCCATATGATCATCATGGACTCCGACAGCGGTGCCGCGATGACGCTTGGCCAGACCTATCTGACCACCGATGGCGCACCGCGCGCCCTTTCCCGGCATCCGCTCGACTTCCTCAACGTCTGA